A stretch of DNA from Aspergillus flavus chromosome 3, complete sequence:
TCACTACGTGGGCCAAAACGGAGCATGAAACGATGATTCCAGGCGGAGTTGTTCCTCACGTCTTGTGACAGGAGGAGATCAACGTCCTGGATCTCTCGGGGCTCATCCCATAGTCTGAAGTGTCGCACTAGCCAGTGGCGGTAGGTCCAGACATGGTAGTTTTTGGCGTCTTGCTTAAACATCTTCATGAGGAAATCCAGCTCATTGGGCGGGAGTGTCGGAAAGTTTTCCCTGGATGACATGAGGACCTGTCGATGGTGCCTATGGGTAAAATGTCAGATCATCTTTGTTCCCCGATAATTTCTGCAGGTTACTGCATACCATATTTGGTAGTTCTTGAGGTACTTCAATGACATTTTGTTCAGCCATTCAAACTCTTCAGTGAGGTCCTTTTTGAGAGCAAAAAGATTCTTAACACGGTAATGCCTAAACATTCGTTGTCAGTGATCGGGCATATATATGGACGTACGGCAGGGAAACATTTGCACTTACCAAACAGTATAATGCGCCGGGTTCATAGCGATTACATCGTCAGTGAGTTTCAGTGCCCTGTCGGACATTTCATTGGCAGCCATCACTGCTCTTAAGTACGAGGTAGCCTCGAGGTATTCATCGGAGTAGGCAATAGTCGCCAGTGGAAGGGTCCCTGTTTCCGAGCCATCATTGAGTGGGATCGGCTCAACAGAGGCCCATGTCGGGTCTGAGGCATATTTGCCAGACATTTCTGGGATAAGATGCTTTCTTTGATGGGGTGAAGAGCACAGAGAGCGTGATATTATCCAATGGATATTCCTGGAGAAGGATTCAAGAAAGATATACCGAGACAACACGATCACACAGCATAGATTAAATTTTACTCTTCGGGTTAACAACTGTGCAGATAGCCGGGATTTAATAATGATATTTATGATAGTTTTCTTAAACTGATTTGAGGATTGTAATGAGCCTGGAGAATGGACTCTAGAATGgaaaatcaatcaatgaaTGGATTGAGCTATGGTGGGGCTGTGCCGGCCTCAGGCATCGACAAGAACAATAGGACATGACAATGGTTCAATCTGCCCAATTGCAGCCATCATGGCTTCTATTCACCCATTGCACGAGTCCACCAGTATTGTCCTAACCTCAGTCCATCACGGGAGGTGTGAGTTCTTCCAAGGCCACTTTGCCTGAGGTATCCACGAGACACACCTGACTTCCCCGTTGAGTCTCCAAATGCCCCAAAAGAGGCAAAGGACCCGCGCAGGTTCCTATTGGTTCCACCGCATGGGAAACTGATAACAGCCAAATTTCCCCGCACAAGAGGATTATTTCTCGGAGAACATTCATCGTTAACTCGACATCATGATGTCGCTACTCCCATTGGCACTATCCGGAACCTGCTGTAAAAGAACCGGGTGATAATGCGACGTGTCAAGAAATCCCGCAACGGCTGTGCGAGGTGTAAAAGCAAACGGGTATGGTCTCAAagtcttctcctcatccgcTGATCTCTATATGCAATACATCCATGGGACAGTGAAGGTTAAAAGGATACTCAAAGAAGAGGTGTTAATTCGGTGGTCTCAATAGGTGAAATGTGGGGAAGAGAAGCCTCATTGCAGTCGATGCACCCGCTTGGGCGTGAAATGCCCCGGTTACGCCCAGTCTCTGCGCTGGGTGACCAAGTATCCATCCGCTACTGAGGAATACGATAGCAATGCTCAACTGAATAGGTCACCGCTGGGGTCCGGTCATTCTCCAGCTCCGGGACCGTCGACCGCCTCCCCCCGACCATCGCAGTTCCCCGATACATTAGCGGAGTCTCCATTGGTCAAAGGGGATGCGAACCAGACAACCACCCATGAGAACCCGGAACCAAAGGGATTGGGATTAGATGAAAGCAATGCATTGAATGACAACTTGTGGGGTCTCCCAGAACCAGGTTCCCTCCCAGAGCTAGCAGATCTAGGTCCGTCGCCGTCTTCAGCATCGGTCTCTGCGGTTGGACACGAGCGAGCGGGCTCGATATTCGATGTTGATGCTCCAAATGACCCTGGAAACCCATTGAACTTGCTTTTTTCGAGAGCGCCTGAATCTCAGCATGAGTTACCCaatttctttggcttctctCCATCGACCATCGTCCGGAAATACCCTCCATCAAACTCACAACCACCCCAGCGCGACCTGACGTCAATCCCACAGCCATTGAATAACCCGTCCTGGACCCTCATTGAGTACTATTTTAAAGAGGTAGCAGCTTTATTCTCAAGCTATGACAGTCAAATGAACCCTTTTCGGTCGACTGTGTCCCGCCTTTGGGGCTCCTCGTTGGCCATGTGTAAGACCATGCAGAGTATGGCAGCGGCCACGCTGGTGAATGATTTCCCGCAGTTTGGCCCGTTGGGACGTAAGCTACGTAATGAGGCTGTCGATATCATTGCAAAAGAGACTATCTTAGATGATAAGTCTTTATTGGCTTTACTCATGCTCGGCCAGACAGCCAGCTGGCACGACTCCAAAGATCTAGGAATCTCGTTCTTCAATCTACTCCGGAATCACCTTGAGACCAAGCCCTTGGAGATCACCAATTCAGAGCGTGGTAATAATCATCAGTTCTTCCAGGAAGCTTTGGTATACTGGGAAATGCTTCTGTCGTTTGTTGCAGATGACACAGCAGTCCTATCAGGCAATGCAGCTGCAGACTCAGGCGGGCCACTGGTCTTGCAGCGGATACCACATCCGTGGACTGGGATCGCCCGCGATACCCAATTCACTGTTCAGGAAGTAGGAAGACTCGTGCGTTGCGAGAGAAAGCGCATCCGTGCCAGGGTGTTTACCTCGCGTGCTGATATCGCCGAGGCCCAGAGGGCTATTGAGAAAGCGCGAGAGCTAGAAGAACGACTCCTTGAACTGGCACATCCGGCTGAAGCTGAAATAGTTAGCCCCGGCGATGACGAGACTCCGGTGTGGCACCTGTTAACCATGGCGGAAGTGTACCGATGTACAGGCCTCATGCAACTGTATCGCGTCTTCCCGGATCTCCTTTACCGTCGTCTAGGCTCGCAGCAACCTTCTTCCCAATCCTACAATCAACAGCCAAGTGCAACCCCTCGCGATCCATTCCTATCCGTAGACACTGCCCCAGACCTGATCAACTCAGCCTGGTTCGAATCTATGTATCTACAACCCGAAAGCAACCCACCAAACGACTCGGAGACTCTCCCAGACACTTACTACGATAGCTGGCTAACAGAGTTCGCTCTGACCACTTTATCTCGCCTAAAAACGATCCCCATTGAATCTCGCACCCGATGTCTCCAACCCTTCTTGCTCGTGGCCTCCAGCAGCGAGCTCCGTCTACCTCGGTCAGAAGTTTCACTCGATATTAGCGGTCCAAATATCTCCTCGCATGCCATCGAAGTATCTCGTTCGAGACAATTTGTCCTCGGACGACTCACTTCGTTCTTGCATGTGCTTCCCCCGAAACCGATCGATGTCTGCTTGCAGATCGTGAAGGAAGTCTGGAAACGGATGGACGCAAGGGAATCAAATGTGTACTGGATGGATGTGATGATCGAGAACGGATGGGAGACGACAATGGGCTAATGATTGGGATGTACCTGGGACTGTGGATAGATTGGATACATGATACCCTATTTTGTAATTAAGCGTGTATAGTTACGATAACAAATTGGATAATGTTATATGTCCTCGTCTAGAAAGGTTTCCATCATTCAACTAatgctttatttattattcattCAATACCTATCGCCACAACACCCACAGCATGGATCAAATCACATCAGTCGTCATATGAACCTCACCCAGGTTCGATCCCAAAGGAAGTGgccgaaaaggaaaaataaaagtgaGTTATTTAGAGGGCTCGATACGAAGGGGAGGGGAAACAATGCAGAGGTATCGAGAGGTGGCAGCcgaaaccaaaaaaaaacatgAGTAAAGATTATACAGAGAATCGAATATAGCGCATAGTAATGGTACCTGAGAAACATGCGAGATGGAGGATTAAATGCATATTGTGTCAAGTCCCGTTCCtgtcagaagagaaatgCTGAATTAAAAGAGACATaaggagagaaggaaggatgaCTGGGTTCGATTGACGCAGTCGGCGTAAGTTGAATGTAAGATGAAAGCCTTCAACGTGGATTGACGGAAGGCGTCACATTAATGCATTGCTCGTTTCCAAAACTTCCagccctctctcttttcctgtgTACCCACACCGACGAGACGCTCGATGCCTTCGGGGCCATCTGCATTTTCGAACTTCTGTTGGTCAATCTCCTCACCACCTTCTTCGTCGGTTCCATTGCGGACCACGGCGGGCCACAGGACACCGACACCATCTCCTCCCAGAGTAGTCTCGTACTTCGCGAATCCTTCTTCGTCCAGCTTTTCCTCCAATTGGCGGATAGCACTCGGGTCGGCATCCGGACGTAGGAGGGTGATCGcgcatcctcctccaccagCGCCGGTGAGTTTCGTCCAACCAATGTTCGCAAAATCTACAAGCTCACGAATGCGCTCGAGTCGAGGGTGAGAGACTCCCAGCGAGACCAACAAGCCGTGGTTGATGCGGATAAGCGCTCCAATGCGCTCGAGCGTATCCTTGGAAATACCTGACGAATCCGTTTCCCGTATAATCTCCTGAGCGGAAGCATTCACCTTCTCGATGGTATCGAGGATCGCCTCCGTCACTAGtggttgttcttctttcagCTGACCGACCTTTGCTACTTCAA
This window harbors:
- a CDS encoding uncharacterized protein (expressed protein), whose amino-acid sequence is MFLRYHYYALYSILCIIFTHVFFWFRLPPLDTSALFPLPFVSSPLNNSLLFFLFGHFLWDRTWVRFI
- a CDS encoding fungal-specific transcription factor domain-containing protein codes for the protein MRRVKKSRNGCARCKSKRVKCGEEKPHCSRCTRLGVKCPGYAQSLRWVTKYPSATEEYDSNAQLNRSPLGSGHSPAPGPSTASPRPSQFPDTLAESPLVKGDANQTTTHENPEPKGLGLDESNALNDNLWGLPEPGSLPELADLGPSPSSASVSAVGHERAGSIFDVDAPNDPGNPLNLLFSRAPESQHELPNFFGFSPSTIVRKYPPSNSQPPQRDLTSIPQPLNNPSWTLIEYYFKEVAALFSSYDSQMNPFRSTVSRLWGSSLAMCKTMQSMAAATLVNDFPQFGPLGRKLRNEAVDIIAKETILDDKSLLALLMLGQTASWHDSKDLGISFFNLLRNHLETKPLEITNSERGNNHQFFQEALVYWEMLLSFVADDTAVLSGNAAADSGGPLVLQRIPHPWTGIARDTQFTVQEVGRLVRCERKRIRARVFTSRADIAEAQRAIEKARELEERLLELAHPAEAEIVSPGDDETPVWHLLTMAEVYRCTGLMQLYRVFPDLLYRRLGSQQPSSQSYNQQPSATPRDPFLSVDTAPDLINSAWFESMYLQPESNPPNDSETLPDTYYDSWLTEFALTTLSRLKTIPIESRTRCLQPFLLVASSSELRLPRSEVSLDISGPNISSHAIEVSRSRQFVLGRLTSFLHVLPPKPIDVCLQIVKEVWKRMDARESNVYWMDVMIENGWETTMG
- a CDS encoding CaaX farnesyltransferase alpha subunit Ram2 (unnamed protein product) yields the protein MSGKYASDPTWASVEPIPLNDGSETGTLPLATIAYSDEYLEATSYLRAVMAANEMSDRALKLTDDVIAMNPAHYTVWHYRVKNLFALKKDLTEEFEWLNKMSLKYLKNYQIWHHRQVLMSSRENFPTLPPNELDFLMKMFKQDAKNYHVWTYRHWLVRHFRLWDEPREIQDVDLLLSQDVRNNSAWNHRFMLRFGPRSDEPDGGMPNSTAPPPEKGRLAVVDEDLVDAELEYAKAKVIKAPENRSPWGFARGVLRASGRPLSEWKDFAKKFVQDKVEDGKVVDVEVKSSHAVEWLADTYGEEGEQATAEAVRMFTLLKEKYDPIRKNYWDYRIRMIAPATWSQEIPTSA